The genomic interval ACTTGTAATATTCACCGACAAAGTTTGGATTGGCACTCTGAAATTTGAGTTCCTCTGTTAAAACTGAATATAGCTCAGCTTCAATGGCTTGATGATGCTTTGAATGGGTGGAGATGAGGTCACGAGCAACAGCATGTGACTAGTCTGAAATAGCAGTTTATGCATTGgttattttctgttttttgtCTTCAGCATTTTGTCAATTTAGCAACGTGGACTTACCATGTTGAGTTGTAAATACTAAGGATATCAGCCACTAATATCATGCTACAGCAAAACAGTTATTGGTGGTTTTATTGTTAAGTTATGTATtggtcttttgtttttgtttgttctCTCTGTTCTGTAACTACTAGGAATATATGCTCAATGAAAAACAGAACATTGTGTCTTTGTCTTCATGCTTTTCTCTCGGCTTGATTAAGTTTCaatgtattttttaattcatcCCTTTTTAACATCCTCTAGGTGAAAAACTACTTTAAAGGGcaagtttttttattcaaaCCAGCTTGTTCCAGCTACTTTTATTCACGTttacaagaagaaagaaacaaaagatgGATGTTCAGAAAACTCAGCCTAATGTTCTGTTTTCTTTCCAACCAGAATACATTGACAGCCTGTCCTAAATTTGCACTTCAAACATAGATCATAAGCCCTAAAATGGAGTTGAATAATTGCAATTAAACAACAAGCCATTCACTACCCTGTTTAATTCATTGATTGAACTAAAGCTTGAGTTCACAAGGGATCTGGAAAAATCTGCTCCAAGCTTGCCTAATTTTGGGTCCCTGGGACAGCTAGATACATGGCTTTTGAGTGTTGAGACACATCGAACTAGTTCATCCCCTTCCAAGCAAAAGCTCGGGCCAGCTATGAACTTTGCAAAGACAAAAAACAGCATCATCTTTGGGCACATTTGCTACAATTGTTTTCCCCAAGCTGAGACAATTTAAGACCAACGTGTCTGTTTGATCCAAAGTATGTGGATATATCAAATTGACCAGACAATTAAGATTagttaaattaaaaatccCATTCTTAGAATTGATGTCAAAGCACAGTTGTGTACGGAGCATGCCAGCACGATAAAATTGTTTGAGGCAAGAAAGTTGTGGTTTGCAGTCAGCATCTGGTAAAATTCAATCCTTATTTTTACGATAAGAATGCTTTATAATTCAACAATGGTGGCCGTCATCTTCTCCAAGTTCTCCTCTTCTAAGTTTtagatttgtttttattgaCTTTGATCAATTGTAACCAGCTTACCCGCGAAAACAAAAACTTCAAGTTTGAAAGTTCGGAAAATTAATTGATCATTTCTTTTTCCGATCATAATTATTGctcataaataatttatactcaaacatttaatttaatgataaatatGTGTatctttattcaaataatcgaacttcaatctcttttctctctgaaaaaaatatatttaatgaaacatttgaattcAAAGGGACAATCGAATTAATATGAAATAACGGAgatgtttaatattttttttttctgaacaCTTAAAACGTAAAATACAAATAAGCAATGTTTTAATAGATTATGACAACATTTATGTGATTGCTCAACtaattttccacttttctTCGTCAAAAACTCTCTGCTCAAGCATAGATATTGAAGATATATCACTGGTCACGGCAAACCACTAATTAAAATTTGGTCTTTGGCCTGCCATTAGAAACGGGGAGTCCCCTGTTTCTAATAAATGTTGACAAGCATTTCTCTGAAAGTGAGTGGTCAGCTACCCAAAAGGCATTAATTATAGATTAAAAGCAAGATTACGACCTCTTTAGATCACTAACCTCTCTATTAGCTGCAAAATATCTCTTTGAGCATTTAGAAAGATGCCTAGCTAAGCTCAGGACATGATCAAATcaactttgaatttttatcaaaGATATTTAGCCCCCCATATTGAcaagtttatttttctttgcttctttttttttggaatgCTTTCATGCACAAATTTGGATATTGTAATCAGCTTACCAAACGAAATTAAATAAACCcgaattttgttttctaattATAGGAAGTGATTTTAACGTTTTAGTCCCAATGATCCATCATGGCTTATTGTTTGAAtcaagaaaacaaataaattaattccTTTTATCTATGTGACGGAGACgataattttgaatataattatcacgaaattaagtttaaaaatgtatGATTCACTTAAACAAcatgaaaaatgtttttgacCATCTCTTTGTTTGGTGTGATAGAATGATTTGCAAGACACCGACGGGTCAGAATGGTAGACAAaagtttagattattttgattttttattgcCGAAAAATCAGGTTGGCCCCTGTGCAAGATCACAACAATATAATCTTTAAAGTTGCAATCTTatctttgtttctttaaaTGAAGCACATGATTGatgaaaatatcattttttttattgtgcttatttttctcttagaaGAAAGAAGGCACCACCAAGGGAGGAAAATTGTAGTGCTTGAAGGTTGTGTTGTGATGGTAGTTGCTAATTCATCAACAGAGAGAGAAACCAagcattaaaatattaaaacttggAAGAATGAATTATTGTGATGTGGATCATAAAGTAATGAGACCAAAAAGAATTCATTATCAAAGAAGGAGGTTTATTGCTTAGCAGTCACGTCTCCAGTTTTCTCTCCCTTGATTCTCCTATTGGTTTCCACTTTTTCTATTCTAATGCAAGCTCAAAAAGGCAAAAGAAATGCTTTATAAATACTAACTTATCCTCCATTTCATCTCCAAGCTGCTATTTCTCATTTTaactccctctctctctctctctctctctctgtgttTCTGTCTTGTGTCTCTATCTAAGGAACCAAAGCCATTGGAGTtctgggattttttttttttgtatgttcTAAACTCTCCTCCTTTTCTTGCTTCTTCCTGCTTGATAGTTTGCTTTGTCTGCATTTTAGCTGAGAAAATATAGGAGAAGGAAACCAGCCATAGCAATagtttctcttcttcttgttAGAAACTTATAAAGAATGGCATATATCATTCAACTATACATGATCAGCTCTTTACATTCAGTAACATTAATGTTTCTCATTTCATATATGCCATATCAgcaaaaaccaagaaaattcAGATTGTTTTAATTGCTTGTTCCTTCAAAACCAAACATTTATACAGTTGCAATTATGATCACGTGGCAAGACAAGCCTGAttcattctttttccttccttctttggtttcttttcctttcatccTTTAATGATAATGGgatttctttcaaatcttcAAATACTTATAATTGAATGCTTTTGTCAATTTTAATATGTACTTTTCATTGCATATATTTGGTTGTTTGAGTTTCTGAGCAGCTTCATAAATGGATGCTCTGCAATTCTTAATGCCACTGCAGTGGGTTATTTGATTCCTTTCTTTTGGTTGTTTTTTCTTAGGAATCTTGTTTTTTACTGTTTGTTTGTCCCAAAGAAACTATAGAATTTAAGATGATGCTTATACTTTTCTTCATCCTTTTCTGTTTCCaacttttccctttttctcctcatattaacttatttaattcttaaattttgaaataacaTACTTTTCGTGCAAAAATCATTTGAATTATGCGGTAAATTACTGATTACATGATCAAACTTTGTGTCAGATTATATTCCCTCTTCTCATATCGTGGATTGTTGTTCACATATCTGTTCCCACTCCTCTTTGCTTAATTGCCTTATGCTTCTCAGAATTATAGTTGAAGGTCAAATTTTCCTGCATCTTTATTGCTTAGAATTGATGTTACAACAACTTTTTGTTACCTCAAAAGCATTGTATTCTTCTTTAATCTGAAGGTAGTAGGAAGAAAACCAGAATGACAAGACCAAGATTGTTCATCTTCTTGATGGGACTTCTACTTTGTGGTTGCTTTGAAATCTCAGCAAAAGCAGAATATATGAAGTATAAAGATCCAAAACAGTCACTGCCTGTCCGAGTTCAGGACCTGTTGGACAGAATGACATTAGAGGAAAAAATAGGACAAATGGTCCAAATTGACCGCAAAGTTGCTTCAGCTGAGGTGATGAAGAAGTATTTCATCGGTAAGCATCATCCATCACACTTCTTTTATAACACTTCCGAGAatagaaatatatttttaccaaATGCAGCAATTTTGAGTATCTCAAGGGAAAAAGGGGTTTTGCTTTGGCGTGCAGGAAGTCTATTGAGTGGAGGAGGGAGTGTCCCAGCTCCACAAGCTTCTGCAAAGGCTTGGATTGACATGGTCAATGAATTTCAGAAAGGTTGTTTATCTACCCGATTAGGAATTCCAATGATTTATGGGATTGATGCTGTTCATGGCCACAACAATGTTTACAATGCAACAATTTTTCCTCACAACATTGGACTAGGAGCTACCAGGCAAGTAGATGCACTTTGCTCATATTTTCCATTCTCACCGGCCAGTCTTTAGTCAACGCTGCAGTGTAATACTGCATATTTCTCAGTTTCTTTTAGCTGTTGGGCTTAGTCTGTGGAAGCTTGAGAATATACTAATAGCTTTGCTTTAGTTAGTTCCTTGATGTGGTTCAGAAcactttttaatttcttataaacCAGGGACCCTGAACTAGTTAAGAAAATTGGGGCTTCAACAGCACTTGAAGTCAGAGCTACTGGCATTCCATATGTTTTTGCACCTTGCATAGCGGTAGTTTCATTCACCCTTTCCTGTTTTTTTCCTCtgctctttttcatttttggggAATGTATGTATGAACTACTTATAATGGTATACTTAAGCAAATTGAACTAGTAATCTTTGCTAAATCAAGAAACACTTCTCAGTACTGATCCCTTTtgctactttttttttaacaggTTTGCAGAGATCCAAGATGGGGTCGATGTTATGAAAGTTACAGCGAAGATCCCGAGGTTGTTGAAGCAATGACAGAGATTGTACCAGGATTACAAGGAGACATCCCTGCTAACTCTCCCAAGGGGGTTCCATTTGTGGCTGGACAGTAAGCAATATTTGCAAAGTACAACTAAAATTCAGATTTGGACAGAATCTTTTCATAGTTAGCTGTAATACAAATTCAACCTTACCTATATTTTCCATTGAAAGTCATGAAAAGCACAAAGGTCAACCTTTTCCATCATTAACGTATGACACAGTGATCTTTTTCCTTGTTGCTTGTTGATGTTGAATAAGACTTTGGTGAAAGTGCTGTCTATTTCTCTATAATAATAccaatatttatatttatacacGAAAACTACACTATTGGGCTTAAGTTTTTTAGTGGAAGAATTAATGCTGTGAACCTGAATTCCACTTCCTgaaaaagcaaataaaaatagaagaagAGGTCACTTTTTTATCCACAgtacaaaaaaatttcactgcTTGGTTTAGAGATGAACACAGTGTGCCTGGTGGCTCTGGGATATTAATCAAATCATAGATTGACAAAGACAACTTTCTGATTGCAGATTTTGCAGCTTGTCAAATTTGAAACTAATTCCTCTGTCCTTTTCCCCTCTTTTTGCTGTCCAGGAAAAATGTTGCAGCTTGTGCTAAGCACTATGTAGGTGATGGTGGGACAACCCAGGGCATCAATGAGAACAACACTGTAATAGACAGGCATGGTTTGGTTAGCATTCACATGCCAGGCTACTATGCTTCTATTATCAAAGGTGTTTCAACCATCATGGTCTCCTATTCGAGCTGGAATGGAATTAAGATGCATGCTAATCGCGATTTGATCACCGATTTTCTCAAGAACACACTTCGTTTCAGGGTATATCTGTCTCTCATAGGATTGAGACCAAGTTTCCCCATCATTACCACTGTACAAAAGCACCTGAGAAATTTATATACACATGTTGAACATTGTTTCAGGGTTTTGTCATCACGGATTGGGAAGGTCTTGACAGGATCACATCTCCACCTCATGCTAACTATTCATATTCAATTCAAGTTGGAATCAAAGCTGGCATTGACATGGTTAGAGACTTAGTTTATCAAATGTAGAATTTTTATGCTTTACTTATTCATATAATGCTTGTTATATCACTCTTGCAGGTCATGGTTCCATTCAACTATACAGAATTCATCGACGGGCTAACCTTCCAGGTGAAAAACAATATAATCCCCATGAGCCGCATTAATGATGCAGTGATGAGAATTTTGCGAGTTAAGTTTGTAATGGGTCTATTCGAGAACCCACTAGCAGATTACAGCTTGGTCGACCAACTTGGAAGTCAGGTTAGTTTAATATAGCTAGGTTGTTCTTTAAACATTAGGATGATTTTATAATGTCCTAATTTTTCCCAATTAAATTCAACAGGAGCATAGAGAGTTGGCTAGAGAAGCAGTGAGAAGATCACTTGTTTTGCTAAAGAATGGACAATCTACCGATCATCCATTGCTTCCCCTACCCAAGAAGACTTCGAAAATACTAGTTGCCGGTAGTCATGCAGATAATTTGGGTTATCAATGCGGTGGATGGACAATTGAGTGGCAGGGCTTGAGCGGCAACAACCTCACAAGCGGTAAGCAAACAATGTCCCCCTATTGTCTTACACTATGTTTGGtaggagagaaagaggaaggaAAGTAATGTCTTGTTATTCCCCTTTTTTGTTTGGTAAGGGGGAAGTGGGGAGGGAATGATATGAATGGATTCTGCAATTTATTTCTAGATTTTATATAAGCGTCCATTATAGGAACCTAAGCATTAACCATTGCAAGGCTCTTCTTATGAACAGGAACAACAATCCTGACAGCTGTCAAGAACACAGTTGATTCAAGCACCAAAGTCGTATACAAGAAGAATCCCGACACTGAATTCGTCAAGTCCAACGATTTCTCATACGCCATTGTGGTAGTAGGGGAGCATCCATATGCAGAAACACAAGGCGACAGCATGAATTTGACAATTGCAGACCCTGGCCCAAGCACAATCACAAATGTCTGCGGAGCTGTGAAATGTGTTGTTATCATCATATCCGGTCGCCCTGTCGTCATCCAGCCATTTATTAACTCTATCGATGCTGTCGTCGCCGCTTGGCTCCCAGGAACTGAGGGCCAAGGTGTTGCTGATGTTCTGTTTGGTGACTATGGTTTTACAGGCAAGCTTCCTCGTACTTGGTTCAAGACTGTTGATCAACTGCCGATGAATATCGGGGATCCACATTATGACCCTCTCTTCCCGTTTGGGTTTGGCCTTACTACAGAACCTTCAAATGAGCAAATCACTTCTAAGGACTTCTAACTGTATGAAATCATTGCCACCATGATTTGCCTTTGTTGGAATTACCTCTGTACTTGGCAATTCTTGATAGTAAATAACAatcattattatttcttaaatgTTTAGATTTTGTTACATGTTCAATAGACCCGACAGCCAAACATAATATGGGGGCCTATACCAACgattttaattactaattagAGAGATTGTATCATTGGAAAATCCTCCCATCACAGTGTAAGTGCACTATAAGAAAGCTAACTCCGTTCATCATGGTCCCTGTCCTCTAAAAATTCAAACGTTACATACTATTTGGTGAGATAGTAGCAAATTTGTACAAGACTTCTTATAGTATTACTCTATAAGAAGTATAAAATCAAGTCATACACTGATACATGGTTTCATTTTAATTGGTTTATGAAGTGATTTAGAAAATTTGGGATTTAAGTCATATGCTGCTATGGAAGTGAGTGATTGTTTCCTTATCTATTTAAATTAGTCTAATATTACAATTGAAACTATTTAATCGATTAatgattttctatttatcAGCTAATCTTATCTTATcttgtgaagaaaaaaaatagtaaaaagcAAGTAAATAAGATCAATATGAATTGTTATGCTTGAGTTTCTGAATGGTAAAAACTCTATTTATGGTCCCTATGATTGAGATCGAACTTTTTGCAGTTGATTCTTGATAGGGACATGATCAAACTTGATATcctataattaattattgtgTTTATCTTCTAATATTGTTTCCCACGTTTCACAAACTATAAATCGATTGCCATTGAAGgttaaaattattctttatCTTTATTGCAGACAAGTGTTACAGAAACTGTTGTAACTTGAAACTGGGATCCTAGTTAGTGAGAATCACACTGAAAGAGATATGGCAAGGCCAAGAAGATCAATCCCCATCTTTTTTGTGGGAATTCTGCTTTGCTTTTGCTTGGCAGCCTCGGAAAAGGCAGAACATGTGAAGTATAAGGATCCAAAGCAGCCATTGAACGTTCGAATCAAGGACCTGATTGGAAGGATGACATTAGAGGAAAAAATTGGACAGATGGTCCAGATTGAGCGGGCTGTTGCTTCAGCCGAGGTGATGAAAAAGTATTTCATTGGTAAGTGGCCTCATctgttaatttgtttttatgaGAATACATGTATAAGTAAATATCACGAATGCAATTAGTCAAAGAAATATAATAGACCTTGGGTGAGTTAGACTCAATGGGCAAAGGATTCTTCTTTGGCAGGTAGTGTATTGAGTGGAGGAGGGAGTGTCCCAGCTCCAAAAGCTTCAGCAAAGACTTGGCTCAACATGGTCAATGAATTTCAGAAGGGTTCGTTATCTACCCGATTAGGAATTCCAATGATTTATGGGATTGATGCTGTTCATGGACACAACAATGTCTACAAGGCAACCATTTTCCCTCACAACATTGGTCTAGGTGCTACCAGGCAAGTTCATCTGCTTTGCTAATATCTTTCATTCTTACTAGCCATTCTCTTGTCAATGCTATTGATGGTAATTAACATCTGTTTATCTGCGCTGGGTTCATGAGTCAGTCCATGACCTTAAGATTAAGCAACCTGTGGAAGTTTAACAATTTAACTATTTGCTTTTATTAGTACATTGATTGGGTGCTTCTTTTTACTAAACCAGGGACCCTGCACTAGTTAAGAAGATTGGAGCTGCAACAGCACTTGAAGTCAGAGCTACAGGCATTCCATATGCTTTTGCACCTTGTTTAGCGGTACCTTTcactttttccttccttttttatAAGTACGTGTAATTTTGGATTCTACAACGAGAGGTACCCCTCTCTcattttataaatctcatCTGAACCATCTCAAAAATCGAACTCTGGACCCGTATAGTTCCAAGGGGTGCAGTGCACTGCATCATGGTGCCAAACTGCACCTTAGGAATCTCACGTTCTAGCATGTGTTACCTCTATAGTCTAAGCAAAATCCCACTATATTGGACAGGTATGTAGGGATCCGAGATGGGGTCGATGCTATGAAAGTTACAGTGAAGATCACAAGATTGTTCAAGCAATGACCGAGATTATACCAGGATTGCAAGGAGACATCCCTTCTAACTCTCGCAAGGGTGTTCCATTTGTTGCTGGAAAGTAAGCAAGTTTTCAAACTATTCAATCATTCAAAGTATACATTTTGTAGCTAGTGATGGCAAAACGTCACATTTTTCTGTCCGAAAATTTGGTGGGTTTTCCCAATGAAcatgtaaaaaattaatgctcatatttaatattacctaaataattaaatttatctataaattatcataaaagtAGCAGCTCCTGCCTGAATATAAGTAATGTAAAAGCTAATTCCTCTGTCTgttttttccctcttttgcTGTCCAGGAAAAATGTTGCAGCTTGTGCTAAGCACTATGTAGGTGATGGTGGAACAACCAGGGGAATCAATGAGAACAATACAGTGATAGACAGGCACGGTTTGCTTAGCATTCATATGCCAGCCTACTATAATTCAATTATCAAAGGTGTTTCAACCGTCATGACTTCCTATTCAAGCTGGAATGGAGTTAAGAATCATGCTAATCATGAGATGGTCACCAACTTTCTTAAGAAAACACTTCGTTTCAGGGTACAACTATTTCCTCTACAGTATTTAAATCTGGTTTCTCTATCTCTAGTTTACCATACAGAAGAATTTGAAGCAATTTTTTAATACATGTTGCACATTGTTTCAGGGCTTTGTCATCTCGGATTGGGAGGGTATTGACAGGATTACATCTCCACCTCATGCTAACTATACATATTCCATTCTAGCTTCAATCAATGCCGGGCTTGACATGGTTAGTTTGTTATCAGCTGAATTTTATGCTTCTGCTCATTTTTATCTTCTAAATTCTAATGCCTActgtttttttatctttcagaTTATGGTTCCAAACAACTATAAAGAATTCATTGATGGGCTGACCTACCtggtgaaaaataaattcatccCCATGAGCCGCATTGATGATGCAGTGAAGAGGATTTTGCGGGTTAAGTTTGTGATGGGTCTGTTTGAGGACCCGCTAGCAGATGACAGCTTGGTTGACCAACTTGGAAGTCAGGTTAGCCAACTAGCTTAGCTTGCTTTTTCAACACCAAGATGATTATTATATCCTTATTTGACCCAACCAATTCAACAGGAACATCGAGAGTTGGCTAGGGAAGCAGTGAGAAAATCACTTGTGCTGCTAAAGAATGGAGACTCTGCCGATGCTCCATTACTTCCCTTACCCAAGAAGGCACCGAAGATACTAGTAGCTGGTAGCCATGCAAACAATCTGGGTTACCAATGTGGTGGATGGACAATTGAGTGGCAGGGACAAGGTGGCAATAACATCACAGATGGTAATAAATATTTCCACAAATTACTTTTCTAGGTATTGGTTTTAGAATTTGATAAAGAATGCTTAGAACCTTTGCAAAACCCTTTTCATGAGCAGGTACTACAATCCTCACTGCTATCAAGAAAACAGTTGatccaaaaacaaaagttgTATACAAGGAGAAACCTGATGCTGAATTTGTCAAGTCCAACGATTTCTCATACGCCATTGTTGTAGTAGGGGAGCATCCATATGCAGAGACAAATGGAGACAGCTTAAATTTGACAATTCCAGAACCTGGTCCAAGCACAATCGGAAATGTTTGTGGAGCTGTGAAATGTGTTGTTGTCGTAATATCTGGTCGTCCTGTTGTGATCCAACCTTATGTTCGCTACATAGACGCTATTGTCGCTGCTTGGCTGCCGGGAAGTGAGGGTCAAGGTGTTGCTGATGTACTGTTTGGCGATTATGGTTTTACTGGCAAGCTTTCATTCACTTGGTTCAAGACTGTTGATCAGTTGCCAATGCATGTTGGAGATTCACATTATGATCCCCTCTTCCCATTTG from Theobroma cacao cultivar B97-61/B2 chromosome 5, Criollo_cocoa_genome_V2, whole genome shotgun sequence carries:
- the LOC108662268 gene encoding beta-glucosidase BoGH3B-like; the protein is MARPRRSIPIFFVGILLCFCLAASEKAEHVKYKDPKQPLNVRIKDLIGRMTLEEKIGQMVQIERAVASAEVMKKYFIGSVLSGGGSVPAPKASAKTWLNMVNEFQKGSLSTRLGIPMIYGIDAVHGHNNVYKATIFPHNIGLGATRDPALVKKIGAATALEVRATGIPYAFAPCLAVCRDPRWGRCYESYSEDHKIVQAMTEIIPGLQGDIPSNSRKGVPFVAGKKNVAACAKHYVGDGGTTRGINENNTVIDRHGLLSIHMPAYYNSIIKGVSTVMTSYSSWNGVKNHANHEMVTNFLKKTLRFRGFVISDWEGIDRITSPPHANYTYSILASINAGLDMIMVPNNYKEFIDGLTYLVKNKFIPMSRIDDAVKRILRVKFVMGLFEDPLADDSLVDQLGSQEHRELAREAVRKSLVLLKNGDSADAPLLPLPKKAPKILVAGSHANNLGYQCGGWTIEWQGQGGNNITDGTTILTAIKKTVDPKTKVVYKEKPDAEFVKSNDFSYAIVVVGEHPYAETNGDSLNLTIPEPGPSTIGNVCGAVKCVVVVISGRPVVIQPYVRYIDAIVAAWLPGSEGQGVADVLFGDYGFTGKLSFTWFKTVDQLPMHVGDSHYDPLFPFGFGLTTKPTKA
- the LOC18599843 gene encoding beta-glucosidase BoGH3B isoform X2, encoding MTRPRLFIFLMGLLLCGCFEISAKAEYMKYKDPKQSLPVRVQDLLDRMTLEEKIGQMVQIDRKVASAEVMKKYFIGSLLSGGGSVPAPQASAKAWIDMVNEFQKGCLSTRLGIPMIYGIDAVHGHNNVYNATIFPHNIGLGATRDPELVKKIGASTALEVRATGIPYVFAPCIAVCRDPRWGRCYESYSEDPEVVEAMTEIVPGLQGDIPANSPKGVPFVAGQKNVAACAKHYVGDGGTTQGINENNTVIDRHGLVSIHMPGYYASIIKGVSTIMVSYSSWNGIKMHANRDLITDFLKNTLRFRGFVITDWEGLDRITSPPHANYSYSIQVGIKAGIDMVMVPFNYTEFIDGLTFQVKNNIIPMSRINDAVMRILRVKFVMGLFENPLADYSLVDQLGSQEHRELAREAVRRSLVLLKNGQSTDHPLLPLPKKTSKILVAGSHADNLGYQCGGWTIEWQGLSGNNLTSGTTILTAVKNTVDSSTKVVYKKNPDTEFVKSNDFSYAIVVVGEHPYAETQGDSMNLTIADPGPSTITNVCGAVKCVVIIISGRPVVIQPFINSIDAVVAAWLPGTEGQGVADVLFGDYGFTGKLPRTWFKTVDQLPMNIGDPHYDPLFPFGFGLTTEPSNEQITSKDF
- the LOC18599843 gene encoding beta-glucosidase BoGH3B isoform X1, with protein sequence MLLRIIVEGSRKKTRMTRPRLFIFLMGLLLCGCFEISAKAEYMKYKDPKQSLPVRVQDLLDRMTLEEKIGQMVQIDRKVASAEVMKKYFIGSLLSGGGSVPAPQASAKAWIDMVNEFQKGCLSTRLGIPMIYGIDAVHGHNNVYNATIFPHNIGLGATRDPELVKKIGASTALEVRATGIPYVFAPCIAVCRDPRWGRCYESYSEDPEVVEAMTEIVPGLQGDIPANSPKGVPFVAGQKNVAACAKHYVGDGGTTQGINENNTVIDRHGLVSIHMPGYYASIIKGVSTIMVSYSSWNGIKMHANRDLITDFLKNTLRFRGFVITDWEGLDRITSPPHANYSYSIQVGIKAGIDMVMVPFNYTEFIDGLTFQVKNNIIPMSRINDAVMRILRVKFVMGLFENPLADYSLVDQLGSQEHRELAREAVRRSLVLLKNGQSTDHPLLPLPKKTSKILVAGSHADNLGYQCGGWTIEWQGLSGNNLTSGTTILTAVKNTVDSSTKVVYKKNPDTEFVKSNDFSYAIVVVGEHPYAETQGDSMNLTIADPGPSTITNVCGAVKCVVIIISGRPVVIQPFINSIDAVVAAWLPGTEGQGVADVLFGDYGFTGKLPRTWFKTVDQLPMNIGDPHYDPLFPFGFGLTTEPSNEQITSKDF